ATGCACGACCTCGACTCCCTCGAGGGTGGTCTCGAAAGCGATCAGGTTCGGGACGAGCAGCTTCATCGGATGTCTCCTTCGGGGAACGGCACCTCGGACGCGACGCCGAGGAGGGTGAGTTCTTCGATTGTCGCCGCAGGCAGGTCGATGCCAGCGCTCAGGCGCGCGGCCTTCGTGCGCTCCTCGGGTTCGCCGGGCACCAGGACCTGGCTGTTCCCCGGCGCGGGGGCGATGGCGTGCGCGTCGGCCGCGAGGCCATCCATGCGCTGTGTGAACTGCCCGAACGGAAGGAACCGCTCGACGTCGAGTGCGAGCATCCAGTGGCCGACATCCTGCGGGCGGGAGAAGTCGGAGTACATGTTTCCGATTCCGGAGGCGATGGCGGCGCCCGAGAGCACACCGCCCAGCACTTCGGTCAGATAGGCGAGACCGTAGCCCTTGGGGCCGCCCGCGGGCAGCAGTGCCTTCACGGCCTGCGGGTCGGTGGTCGGGCGGCCCTCGGCATCGACTCCCCAGTCGGCAGGAATCGGTTTACCGGCCGCCTGAGCCACCATCACGCGCCCCATCGCGCTCGTGCTGGTCGCCATGTCGAGGCTGATCGGGTCGCCGCCGGTGGGCGCGGCGAAGGCGAACGGGTTGGTGCCGAGGAAGGCATCTCGTCCGCCGAACGGGACGACCGCCGGCTCGGAGTTCGAGACGACGATGCCGATCTTGCCCTGCGCAGCCAGTGCGCGGGCGTAGTAGCCGGCTGTGCCGAAGTGCGTGCTGCCGTGGATGACGGCGCTCGCGACACCGAGTTCGCCGCTCGCCTCGACGAGGGCTGCGACGGCCGCCCTGGCGGCGAGCTGCCCGGGAGCGCCGGCGGCGTCCACGCGGATGACACCACCCTCGCGGGTCACGACCGGCCGTGCGGTGGGAACGACGAGTCCGGCGTCGATGCGCGCGTGGTAGGCCGGCAGCCGGATCACGCCGTGCGAATCGACTCCGCGGAGGTTCGCGTCGACGAGTGTGTCGGCGATGTAGGCCGCGTCATCGTCGCTGTAGCCCCACGAGACGAGAAGCCTCGCTGCCCAGGACTGGAGCGCTGTGCTGTCGAACGTCATGTCGATTCCCTTTCGCATCTTTGCGTGGTGTGCGGGTGTGTCGTGCAGATGCACTCTCGCATAATAATCTTATTCGTAATACTTTTATACCCGACCCCCCGAAAATCAGAGCGAGGAATCAATGAGGATCAGCGTTTTCCCCAAGGGCGATCTCACCGCCTTGGCGGTCGACCGCACCATGACGGTGTTCGACTGGATCGAAAAGGCCCGGGTGCTCCCGGCCGAAGGGCTGGAGCTGTACAGCGGAATGTTCTGGCAGACCGACGATGATCACATCGATCAGGTCGGCGAGCATCTCGCGGCCGCCGGATTCGAGATGCCGATGCTGTGCGTCTCTCCCGACTTCACCAACCCGGATCCCGAGGTGCGCAAAGCGGAGTTCGATCGTGAGATCGAGATGATGCGCATCACAGCTCGACTGGGTGGGCGGGGCGCGAGCACGCGCGTGCTCTCCGGGCAGAAGCATCCCGAGGTCTCCCGCGAGCAGGGCGTGGAGTGGGTCGTCGATGCGATCACCCGGCTGCTCCCGATCGCGCGGGAACTGGGCGTCACGCTCGGACTGGAGAACCACTACAAGGACGGCTTCTGGCGCTACCCCGAGTTCGCGCAGAAGTCGGATGTGTTCCTGGAGATCCTCAACGCGATCGACGACAGGGCGAGCTTCGGTGTGCAGTTCGACCCCTCGAACGCGATCGTCGCCGGCGATGACTCCGCGGACTTCCTCGAGCAGGTCATCGACCGTGTCGTCACGATGCAGGCATCCGACCGCTCACTTGCTCCCGGAGCATCGCTCGACGATCTGCGCCAGAGCGACGGCACGCTCGGCTATTCGCCCGCGCTTCAGCACGGCGTGATCGGCCAGGGGCTCAATGACTACGACCGCATCTTCCGCACCCTCGCCGACGCCGGCTACGACGGCTGGATCAGCATCGAGGACGGCGTCAACGGCATGGGCGAGATGGCCGAGTCGGTCGAGTTCCTCCGCGAGGCGCGCGACACGTACTTCGGAGGGTCCACCGCGGTGCGCGTGCGCACGCACGAGGCGGCGCTCGCCGCCGCGGGACTCCCGAGCATCGCTCGGGGCGAGATCGAGGAGGTCGCACGATGAAGGCTCTGGTGAAGTTCGGGATGAACGACGGCGACGTCGAGGTGCGCGACGTGCCGGAGCCGGAACTGCTGCCCGGCACGGTGCTCGTCGCCGCGCGCGCCGTCGGCGTGTGCGGCTCCGATATCCACATGTGGCGCAACGGGCAGAGCTGGGAGGTCGCGCTGCCGGTGATCCTCGGGCACGAGACGGCCGGTGTCATCGCCGCCGTCGCGGACGACGTGACCGGCTGGCAGGTCGGCGATCGCGTCGTCTGTGAGACGGCCGCCTCGATATGCGGCACCTGTGCGCTGTGCCGCACGGGGCGTTACAACCTCTGCCCGCACCGTCAGGGGTACGGGGCGATCCGCGACGGTGCCTTCGGCGAGCTGCTGTGTGCCGAACCGCGCGTGCTGCACCGGATTCCGGAGAACGTGACCTTCGAGCAGGCCGCGATGACCGAGCCCTTCGCCGTCGCCTACAACGCGCTCGTGGAGCGTGCCACGGTGACCCCCGGCGACATCGTCGTGATCCAGGGGGCAGGCGCGATCGGCGCGCTTGCGTTGCAGATCGCGCGCCTGCGCGGTGCCGGCACCACGATCGTGCTGGGTACCCCCGTCGATGAGCACCGTCTCGCGAAGCTGCGTGAGCTCGGCGCGGACTACACGATCGACGTCACGAAAGAGGACCCCGCGGAGCTGCTCAAGACGCTCGGCGACGGATTCGGCGCCGACGTGGTCGTTGACGCCACAGGCGTGAGCATCGCGCTCAAGCAGAGCCTCGAACTCGTTCGTCCCTTCGGATCCATCGTCAAGGTCGGCTGGGGACCGCAGCCGCTGAACTTCAGCCTCGACCCGCTCGTGGCGAAGGCGGCGACTCTCTACGGTTCCTTCTCGCACACCTGGACGACGTGGGAACGCGTGCTGTCGCTGTTCTCCACGGGTGCACTCGAGACCGAGAAGGTGCTCGGCGGGGTCTACGAGCTCGCCGACTGGAAGCGTGCGTTCGAAGACATGGAGTCCGGGCGCAACATCAAGTCCGTCATGGTGATGCCGGGCTGATCAACGAAGAGGGGCGGATGCTGCGCAGCATCCGCCCTCTCTGATCTCGGAGATCACACGCCGTAGCGTGCGCTGACCTCTTCGAACTCCTCCAGCGTGCGCTGCACGAGCGTGAGCGCCATCTCCTGCGCGCTGTTCACATCCCGAGCGACGAGTGCCTCCGCGAGGCGGATGTGGTTCGCCACGGATTCGGCGGTGATGTCGTGCATGCCGGGACGGGTGTCGTGGCCGCGGGCGTCGAGCGTCGCACCGATCGTGTCGGCCAGTTGGGCCATCACCGCGTTGTCGGTGCCCTCCAGCAGCAGACGGTGGAAGCCGGCATCCATCTCGAAGAACTTGCGCGCATCATGGTCGAGGAAGGCCTGCTGCATGATCTGCGCGCGCTCGAGGATCTCCGCAGCACTCTCGGCCGAGATGCGCTGCGCCGCGAGCCCCGCGGCGGCATGTTCGATGCCGAGACGGAGTTCGAGCAGCTGCTTCATCTGCAACGCATAGGTCGGACCCTGCCCGCGCCACTTCACGACATAGGGGTTCAGGAGGTCCCACGACGAGGGCGGCAGCACGCGCGTGCCGACCTGAGGGCGCGCTTCGACGAGCCCCATAGAGCTCAGCGTGCGGATGCCCTCGCGCACGACGCTGCGTGAGACGCCGAGGCGGTCGCACAGCTGGTCGGCGTAGACGATGGTGCCCGGCTCGATGACGCCGTCGATGATCTCCTGCCCCAGCACATCGACCACGTGGGCATACAGCCCGCTTCCGATGCGCGCGCGGTAGCGCGCACTGCTGGTATCCGCCACTCGGGCGCCCCCGTTCATCTGCCGTCGGCCGCGAAGTCGTACTCGCCTTCAGCCGCGGCTGCTTCATAGGCGAGTCGGGGGACCTGTGTCGCCAGTTTTCCCCCGCTGATGTCGATGAGTGTACCGGTGATGTAGCCGGCGAGGTCGGAGGCGAGGAAGCAGATCAGGCTCGAGATATCCGACTTGCTGCCCCACTTCCGAAGGCTCAGCGTGTCGAGCAGTCGGGACTGCTCCGGCTGTGGGAGCTCGTCGAAGTGATTGAGCGATGTCGGAACCATCCCGGGGGCGTAGGCGTTCGCCGTGATGTTCCACGGGCCGACCTCTCCGGCGAGGGCGCGCGTGAAGTGCGCGACAGCGATCTTCGAGGAGGCGTAGGCGGCGCTGCCGTAGATGGGGACGAAGGCCGCGAACGATGCGGCGTTGATGATGCGGCCCGCGCGCTGCCGCTTCATGATCGGGAGCACTGCGCGACACATGAGGAACGTGCCCTTGAGGTTGACGTCGTGCGCGAAGTCCCAGGTCTTCTCGTCCAGGCCGTCGATCGGGCCGTTTCCTGCCACTCCCGCATTGTTGACGAGGATGTCGATGCGGCCGTACTGCTGCTCGACAGCGGCGATCACCTCGGCGATCTGCGCGCTGTCGCGGATGTCGCAGACGAACTCGCGATGCGCGGCCCCTGTGGCATCCAGCTCTGCACCGATCGTGGCGAGATCGTCGGCATTGACGTCGATCGACACGGTGGTGACACCTTCTCGGGAGAGCGTCGTGACGATCTCATGGCCGATACCCTTGCCGACGCCTGTGACGACGGCGACCTTTCCTGCGATGTCGATGTGCACCGGGAGTCCTTTCTAATCCTCGCACTTGCGTTACAAGTATGATTTATTAGAATAATGGCACCTTCGGCACCCGACGCCAAGGTTCTTCATCACATCGCGCACCGAAGCGCAGACACAGAGAAGGAGATGCGAAGATGCATCGAGCTGTATTCAGGACCGCCGCCGTCGCGGCAGCGGGAATCCTTGCGGTAGGTACTCTTGCGGCCTGTGCTCCCGGTGGCGACGCCGGCAGCGGAGGAGAGGGTGAGGGCGGTGGCACCGTTCGCGTGACGCTGGCGAACCACGTGTGGACCGACATCATCAAGTCGAAGATCCCCGAGTTCGAGAAGGAGACCGGAATCAAGGTCGAGCTCACCCAGCTCGGCGAAGACCAGCTCTCCGACCAGTACAACGTGAAGCTCAACGCGGGCACCGACGAACTCGACGTCATGATGTACCGCCCGCTGCAGGAGGGCAAGCTCTTCGCCCAGAACGGGTACATGGCCGACCTCACGGATCTCGTCAAGGAAGACGCCGACTGGGACTGGAGCGACTTCCAGTCCGGTCCCGTCGAGACGACGACCTACGAAGGCGCCGTCGTCGGCGTGCCGCTCATCACGGAGTCTCAGGTTCTCTACTACCGCGCCGACCTGCTGGAGGCGGCAGGACTCGAGGTTCCCACGACGCTCGACGAGCTCGCGGCGGCAGCCAAGACCATCTCCGAGGCGAACCCCGGCGTCGCAGGCTTCGTGGCCCGCACCGCCCGCTCGGCGGCGGTCACGCAGTTCTCAAGCTTCCTGTACAGCTTCGGCGGTGACTTCATGGACGACGGCAAGGCCAGCGTCGACACCCCCGAGGCCGTGGAAGCCTACGAGTACTACGGCGGTCTGCTGAACCAGTACGGACCGGCCAACGTCAGCACCGACATGAGCTGGCCCGAGGCCGCGGCGATCTTCGCCCAGGGTCAGGCCGCGTTCTACACCGACGCGAGCAGCCTCTACCAGAACCTCGCGCTGGAAGAGAACTCCACCGTCTTCGACAAGCTCGGCTACGCCGCCTTCCCGGCAGGGCCCGCAGGCTCGAAGCCGTACGCGATCCCGTCCTGGGGCCTCGCGATCAACGAGGGATCGAGCAACCAGGCGAACGCCTGGGCGTTCATCAAGTGGGCGACCAGCTTCGACAGCGTCCTCGCCGTGCAGGAAGAGGGCGTGCCTGGAGCGCGTACCTCTGTGTGGGAGGACCCGAAGGGCACCGCGAGCTTCCCGCCCGCGCTGGCTGACGCCATCGCAGAGAACGCGAAGAACGGCGTCGGCTACGACCGCCCGCTCGTCGTGAACGTCTCCGAGGCGCGCGAGATCGTGGGCGACCCGATCGTCGTCGGCATCACCGGCGGCGACGTCCCCGGTGCGGCGAAGAGCGCGCAGGAGAAGTTCGGCGCCTTCCTCGAAGACGAGAACTAAGCACCTAGATTCATCCACCACCGGCGGGGGCGGCGACGTCCGCCCCCACCGGTACCAACAAAGGAGACGCCGGTGAGCAGTGCCGCACGCCGTGACCTCGGAACCTGGGGACGCTATTCCCGTTGGGTCAACAAGCACCGCAAATGGGTCTTTGCCGCGCCCGCGATGATCTTCATCGCGCTGCTGCTGATCTTCCCCCTCGTTTGGACGCTCTACCTGAGCTTCACCAACTCGAAGGGCTCGGTCAGGGCTCCCTTCGACTTCATCGGATTCGAGAACTACGTCAAGGTCCTCACCGACACCGAGCGCTTCTGGCCCGCCGTCGGGCGCACTGTCTACTTCACCGGCGGCGCGCTGCTGTTCGAGGTCATCCTCGGGATCGCGATCGCCCTCATGCTGTGGAAGCCCTTCCGCGGTGAGAAGCTCGTGCGCGTCGCCATCCTGCTGCCTCTCGTCGCGACACCCGTCGCGATCGGCATGATGTGGCGCCTGATCTTCGAGCCCAACATCGGGTTCGCCAACGAGATGCTCTCGTGGCTCGGCATTCCCGCGCAGCCCTGGCTGAGCAGTCCGGACACCGCGCTGAGCACCCTGATCTTCGTCGACGTCTGGCAATGGACGCCTATGGTGACGCTCATCATCCTCGCGGGCCTGACCGCGCTTCCTGAGGAGCCGGATGAGGCCGCCCGGGTCGATGGAGCCAACTGGTGGCAGCGCCTCTGGTACGTGACGCTCCCGCTGCTCGCGCCGACGATCATCGCTGCGGTGATCCTGCGCGGCATCGATGCGCTCAAGACCTTCGACATCCTCTACGCGACCAAGGGCAAGGGCGGAGGGTCCTTCCACGAGGTGGAGACGCTCAACACCTATGCCTACGGCCTGAGCTTCGACTACAACCGCTACGGCCAGGCGTCGACGGTTCTCATCCTCTTCTTCCTGATGATCATCGGACTCATCTGGATCCTCTCCCTGCGTAAGAAGGCGTTGAACAAATGAGCGCTACGACTCTCCTCGTGCTCCCCGAGGCACGACGCAAGAAGTTCCCCCTGCCGTCGTTCGCACGCTTCCTCGGTCTTGCCCTGGTCGTGTTCGCCCTCGTCGCGCCACTCGTGTGGATGGTGCTGGCGAGCTTCAAGACGAACGTCGACATCTACGATCCGTCGAAGTTCTTCAGCTTCGTCCCGACCCTCGCGAACTACGCGACCGTCTTCGGGCAGGCGAACTACGCCGCCTACATCTGGAACTCGTTCTTCGTCGCATTCGTCGCGACCGTGCTCTCGCTCGTGCTCGCGGTTCCCGCGGCCTACAGCATGAGCCGGTTCGTCATGGGCAAGTCGGCGATGGTCGTGCTGCTGGCCCGTATCATCCCCGGCGTCAGCCTGCTCGTGCCCTGGTACTTCGTGTTCTCCCAGATGCGGCTGGTCGGCTCGTACACGATCCTCATCATGTCGATGATGTTCGTCTCGCTGCCGCTGATCCTGTACATCATGATGTCGTACTTCGACTCGATGCCGGAGGAGCTCGAGGAGGCCGCACAGGTCGACGGTCTCACGCCCATCGGCGCGTTCCTGCGCATCACGCTTCCGCTGTCGATGCCCGGTGTCGCCACCGCCGGCATCCTGTCGTTCATCTTCGCGTGGAACAACTTCATGTTCGCGCTCGTGCTGTCCGGATCGAGCACCAAGACGCTCCCCGTCGCGATCTTCGACTTCGTCGGCTACGCGAGCATCGACTGGGGTGGGCTGATGGCGGCAGCCGTCATCGTGACACTTCCGATCATGCTGATCGCGCTCTTCACGCAGAAGTACATCGTCTCCGGCCTCACCGCCGGCGCCACGAAGGGCTGAGAGATGACGCACACGGCCGCGCACGACGGCGGCCCGAGCCCTGTCGTGCCCACGCGCCCCGTCGCCATCATCGTGATGGGCACGCAGGGCGTGGGCAAGACGACGATCGGCACGCGGCTCGCGAGTCAGCTGGGGGTGCCGTTCATCGACGGCGACCGGCTGCACCCCGCCCGCAACGTCGAGAGGATGGCGTCAGGGCAGCCGTTGAGTGATGAGGACCGCGCGCCATGGCTGCGCATCGTCGGCGAGGCGCTCGCCGAGCATCAGGCCAGCGGGGGAGTCGTGATCGCCTGTTCCGCGCTCAAGCGCAGCTACCGTGATGTCCTGCGTGCGCACGTTCCGACCGCGTATGTCGTCGAACCATGGGGCCCCATCGAGCTCGTGCAGGACCGCGTGCGAGACCGTACGCACGAGTACATGCCTCCGGAGCTCCTGGCCTCGCAGTACGAGACGCTCGAGCCGCTCGCCGACGATGAGCGTGGCATCCGCGTCAACGTCGAACCCACGCCCGAGCGGATCGTCGAGACCGTTCTTGAGCACTATCAGCGCGAGAGCGCGAACCAGGAGCAGCCATGACCATCGCAGATGAGATCACCCGCGTCGAATCGTTCCCCGTCGCGCCGCGCTGGCTGTTCGTGCGCATCGAGACGCGGGAGGGCCTGGTCGGCTGGGGGGAGGGCTCGCTGGAGGGCTACGCCGATGTCGTGCGTGCTGCGGTCGACCAGTTCGGCGAGTATCTCCTCGGCAAGGACCCGTCCCGTATCGAAGACCACTGGCAGGTGCTCACCAAGGGGCAGTTCTACCGCGGTGGTCCGGTGCTCGCGAGTGCGGTCTCGGGCGTGGACCAGGCGCTCTGGGACATCGCCGGCAAGCGCCTGGGCGTCCCCGTGCACGAACTGCTCGGCGGGGCCGTGCGGGATCGGATCCGCGCCTACGGCTGGGTCGGCGGGGATGACCCCTCCGAGGTCGCCGATCACATCGCCGCGCAGATGGCGGTGGGACTCACCGCGGTCAAGATGAACGCCTCAGGCAAGATGAGCCGCAACGGCTCGGTCGCCGAGCTCGACGGCGTGGTCGCGCGTGTCGCGAGCGCGCGGGAGGTGCTCGGACCGGATCGCGACGTCGCCGTCGATCTGCACGGGCGCTTCACACTGGCGACAGCGCGCAGAGTGGTGGGACTGCTGGAACCCCTGCACCCGTTCTTCATGGAGGAGCCGGTCGTGCCGGAGAACTCACACGTGATCGGGCATCTGGTGGATGCCACGACGATCCCGATCGCGACGGGGGAACGGCTGTACTCCCGGCAGGAGTTCCTGCCCGTGCTGAACGCGGGGATCGCCATCGCTCAGCCGGATCTCTCGCACGCGGGCGGGATCTCCGAGGTCCGTCGCATCGCCTCACTCGCCGACACGTTCGACGTGCAGCTCGCCCCGCACTGCCCGCTCGGGCCGCTCGCGCTCGCCGCCTGCCTGCAGGTGGGCTTCTCGACGCCGAACTACCTCATCCAGGAGCAGTCGATCGGCATTCACTACAACAAGGGCGCGGAGGTGCTCGATTACGTCGCCGACACCGCCCCACTCGCGTTCGTCGACGGTGGATTCGAACGCCTGACCGGCCCCGGTCTGGGCATCGAGATCGATGAGTCGGCCGTGCGGATGGCCTCCGCAGGCTGGGAGCGGTGGCAGAACCCGATCTGGCGCCACGCCGACGGGTCGGTGGCAGAGTGGTGACCGTGGACAACGCAGCGCTGCGCGATCGGATCGCCGAGACGCGACTCGTCGCGATCATCCGCGGCACGGACGTCGATCAGACCGTCCAGGCCGCGCTCACGCTGATCGGCGCCGGTGTGACGACGTTGGAGATCACGCTGACGCTGGCCGAGGCTGAGCAGGCGATCGCGCAGGTGGTTCAGGATGCTCCCGCCGGGGCGCTCATCGGTGCCGGCACCGTGCTCAGCGAGAGCGACGTCGACCGCTCGATCACCGCCGGTGCGCAGTTCATCGTCACCCCCACGCTGACGGCGTCGGTGGCCTACGCCGTTCGCTCCGGCATCGGGGTGCTGCCGGGAGTCTTCACCCCGACGGAGGTGCAGCAGGGCATGGACAGCGGCGTCGCCGCGGTGAAGCTCTTCCCTGCCGCCTCCCTCGGTCCCGGATTCCTCCGCGCCGTGCGGGATCCCTTCCCGGATGCACGGATCATCCCGGTCGGGGGAGTGGGCCTCGAGGCGATTCCGTCGTACCTCGCCGCGGGCGCGTTCGGCGTGGGAATCGGCGGGCCGCTCGTCGGCGATGCGGCCCAGCCCGGCGGCGACCTGAAGGCGCTCGCCGTGCGTGCGGCGGCATTCGTCGCGGCGACGGCCGCGGGGGTGCGCTGAAGAGGCGCTCTTTCGGATGTCGGTGCCGGCGTCTAGTGTGCACGCATGGGTGAATCCACGCAGGCAACCGGAGGCAATCGCACGACCGAAGTGATCCGCGCCGCGACGGTTCAGGACGTGACGGAAGCCGTGGTCCAGGCCGCGGCAGAAGCCGTTCCTCTCGTCGTCGTCGGCGGTGGGCACAGCGTGTGGGCGCGCACAGACGTCGGCGGTCTGCGGCTCGAGCTCGCTGACCTCGCCGACGTGCAGGTCGACGGCACGATCGTCCGCGTCGGCGGTGGCGCGACCTGGGGCCAGGTGGCCGCGGAGCTCGCTGATCACGGTCTCGCGATCAGCTCGGGCGACACGTCCACCGTGGGCGTCGGGGGGCTGACGACCGGCGGCGGCATCGGCTGGATGGTCCGGATGTGGGGCCTCGCCGCCGACCAGCTCATCGGCGCGCAGGTCGTCACCGCGACGGGCGAAGTCATCGAGACCTCTGCGCTGCACGAACCGGAGCTGTTCTGGGCGCTGCGCGGTGGCGGAGGCAACTTCGGCGTCGTCACTCGCTTCGATTTCCAGGCCCATCCGCTGCCCGGCATCGCCTTCGCCGAAGGCGTGATCGACGGCGACGCCGCGGAGGTCCTGCGTGCGACGCGAGACCTGATGGAGGGGGCGCCGCGGCAGCTGACGGTCACGTACATGGATGTGCCGCCGATGGACCCGAGTGCGCCGGCCGGGGCGCGTCTGAGTGCGGTGTGGGCGGGTCCCGAGCCGGAGCGGCTGCGGGCGGTACTCGCGCCCGTCGCCGAGCTCTCCGACGTCACGGTCGAGATCACCACCCCTGCGTACCGCGACATCCTGATGGAGATGCCCGCGCCGGACGCCGAGTCTGCGCCTCCGGGCTTCATCGGCGGCAACGGTCTCTTCCGCGAACTCGATGATGCTCTTATCGACCAGTTGGTCGCGTTTCGTCAGGCTCATCCCGCATCCGTCGTGTTTCTGCGCTCGCTCGGCG
The DNA window shown above is from Microbacterium keratanolyticum and carries:
- a CDS encoding Ldh family oxidoreductase; translated protein: MTFDSTALQSWAARLLVSWGYSDDDAAYIADTLVDANLRGVDSHGVIRLPAYHARIDAGLVVPTARPVVTREGGVIRVDAAGAPGQLAARAAVAALVEASGELGVASAVIHGSTHFGTAGYYARALAAQGKIGIVVSNSEPAVVPFGGRDAFLGTNPFAFAAPTGGDPISLDMATSTSAMGRVMVAQAAGKPIPADWGVDAEGRPTTDPQAVKALLPAGGPKGYGLAYLTEVLGGVLSGAAIASGIGNMYSDFSRPQDVGHWMLALDVERFLPFGQFTQRMDGLAADAHAIAPAPGNSQVLVPGEPEERTKAARLSAGIDLPAATIEELTLLGVASEVPFPEGDIR
- a CDS encoding sugar phosphate isomerase/epimerase family protein; its protein translation is MRISVFPKGDLTALAVDRTMTVFDWIEKARVLPAEGLELYSGMFWQTDDDHIDQVGEHLAAAGFEMPMLCVSPDFTNPDPEVRKAEFDREIEMMRITARLGGRGASTRVLSGQKHPEVSREQGVEWVVDAITRLLPIARELGVTLGLENHYKDGFWRYPEFAQKSDVFLEILNAIDDRASFGVQFDPSNAIVAGDDSADFLEQVIDRVVTMQASDRSLAPGASLDDLRQSDGTLGYSPALQHGVIGQGLNDYDRIFRTLADAGYDGWISIEDGVNGMGEMAESVEFLREARDTYFGGSTAVRVRTHEAALAAAGLPSIARGEIEEVAR
- a CDS encoding zinc-dependent alcohol dehydrogenase is translated as MKALVKFGMNDGDVEVRDVPEPELLPGTVLVAARAVGVCGSDIHMWRNGQSWEVALPVILGHETAGVIAAVADDVTGWQVGDRVVCETAASICGTCALCRTGRYNLCPHRQGYGAIRDGAFGELLCAEPRVLHRIPENVTFEQAAMTEPFAVAYNALVERATVTPGDIVVIQGAGAIGALALQIARLRGAGTTIVLGTPVDEHRLAKLRELGADYTIDVTKEDPAELLKTLGDGFGADVVVDATGVSIALKQSLELVRPFGSIVKVGWGPQPLNFSLDPLVAKAATLYGSFSHTWTTWERVLSLFSTGALETEKVLGGVYELADWKRAFEDMESGRNIKSVMVMPG
- a CDS encoding FadR/GntR family transcriptional regulator, with translation MADTSSARYRARIGSGLYAHVVDVLGQEIIDGVIEPGTIVYADQLCDRLGVSRSVVREGIRTLSSMGLVEARPQVGTRVLPPSSWDLLNPYVVKWRGQGPTYALQMKQLLELRLGIEHAAAGLAAQRISAESAAEILERAQIMQQAFLDHDARKFFEMDAGFHRLLLEGTDNAVMAQLADTIGATLDARGHDTRPGMHDITAESVANHIRLAEALVARDVNSAQEMALTLVQRTLEEFEEVSARYGV
- a CDS encoding SDR family NAD(P)-dependent oxidoreductase, coding for MHIDIAGKVAVVTGVGKGIGHEIVTTLSREGVTTVSIDVNADDLATIGAELDATGAAHREFVCDIRDSAQIAEVIAAVEQQYGRIDILVNNAGVAGNGPIDGLDEKTWDFAHDVNLKGTFLMCRAVLPIMKRQRAGRIINAASFAAFVPIYGSAAYASSKIAVAHFTRALAGEVGPWNITANAYAPGMVPTSLNHFDELPQPEQSRLLDTLSLRKWGSKSDISSLICFLASDLAGYITGTLIDISGGKLATQVPRLAYEAAAAEGEYDFAADGR
- a CDS encoding ABC transporter substrate-binding protein yields the protein MHRAVFRTAAVAAAGILAVGTLAACAPGGDAGSGGEGEGGGTVRVTLANHVWTDIIKSKIPEFEKETGIKVELTQLGEDQLSDQYNVKLNAGTDELDVMMYRPLQEGKLFAQNGYMADLTDLVKEDADWDWSDFQSGPVETTTYEGAVVGVPLITESQVLYYRADLLEAAGLEVPTTLDELAAAAKTISEANPGVAGFVARTARSAAVTQFSSFLYSFGGDFMDDGKASVDTPEAVEAYEYYGGLLNQYGPANVSTDMSWPEAAAIFAQGQAAFYTDASSLYQNLALEENSTVFDKLGYAAFPAGPAGSKPYAIPSWGLAINEGSSNQANAWAFIKWATSFDSVLAVQEEGVPGARTSVWEDPKGTASFPPALADAIAENAKNGVGYDRPLVVNVSEAREIVGDPIVVGITGGDVPGAAKSAQEKFGAFLEDEN
- a CDS encoding carbohydrate ABC transporter permease — its product is MSSAARRDLGTWGRYSRWVNKHRKWVFAAPAMIFIALLLIFPLVWTLYLSFTNSKGSVRAPFDFIGFENYVKVLTDTERFWPAVGRTVYFTGGALLFEVILGIAIALMLWKPFRGEKLVRVAILLPLVATPVAIGMMWRLIFEPNIGFANEMLSWLGIPAQPWLSSPDTALSTLIFVDVWQWTPMVTLIILAGLTALPEEPDEAARVDGANWWQRLWYVTLPLLAPTIIAAVILRGIDALKTFDILYATKGKGGGSFHEVETLNTYAYGLSFDYNRYGQASTVLILFFLMIIGLIWILSLRKKALNK
- a CDS encoding carbohydrate ABC transporter permease, which gives rise to MSATTLLVLPEARRKKFPLPSFARFLGLALVVFALVAPLVWMVLASFKTNVDIYDPSKFFSFVPTLANYATVFGQANYAAYIWNSFFVAFVATVLSLVLAVPAAYSMSRFVMGKSAMVVLLARIIPGVSLLVPWYFVFSQMRLVGSYTILIMSMMFVSLPLILYIMMSYFDSMPEELEEAAQVDGLTPIGAFLRITLPLSMPGVATAGILSFIFAWNNFMFALVLSGSSTKTLPVAIFDFVGYASIDWGGLMAAAVIVTLPIMLIALFTQKYIVSGLTAGATKG
- a CDS encoding gluconokinase, with the protein product MTHTAAHDGGPSPVVPTRPVAIIVMGTQGVGKTTIGTRLASQLGVPFIDGDRLHPARNVERMASGQPLSDEDRAPWLRIVGEALAEHQASGGVVIACSALKRSYRDVLRAHVPTAYVVEPWGPIELVQDRVRDRTHEYMPPELLASQYETLEPLADDERGIRVNVEPTPERIVETVLEHYQRESANQEQP
- the dgoD gene encoding galactonate dehydratase; this translates as MTIADEITRVESFPVAPRWLFVRIETREGLVGWGEGSLEGYADVVRAAVDQFGEYLLGKDPSRIEDHWQVLTKGQFYRGGPVLASAVSGVDQALWDIAGKRLGVPVHELLGGAVRDRIRAYGWVGGDDPSEVADHIAAQMAVGLTAVKMNASGKMSRNGSVAELDGVVARVASAREVLGPDRDVAVDLHGRFTLATARRVVGLLEPLHPFFMEEPVVPENSHVIGHLVDATTIPIATGERLYSRQEFLPVLNAGIAIAQPDLSHAGGISEVRRIASLADTFDVQLAPHCPLGPLALAACLQVGFSTPNYLIQEQSIGIHYNKGAEVLDYVADTAPLAFVDGGFERLTGPGLGIEIDESAVRMASAGWERWQNPIWRHADGSVAEW
- a CDS encoding bifunctional 4-hydroxy-2-oxoglutarate aldolase/2-dehydro-3-deoxy-phosphogluconate aldolase; translated protein: MDNAALRDRIAETRLVAIIRGTDVDQTVQAALTLIGAGVTTLEITLTLAEAEQAIAQVVQDAPAGALIGAGTVLSESDVDRSITAGAQFIVTPTLTASVAYAVRSGIGVLPGVFTPTEVQQGMDSGVAAVKLFPAASLGPGFLRAVRDPFPDARIIPVGGVGLEAIPSYLAAGAFGVGIGGPLVGDAAQPGGDLKALAVRAAAFVAATAAGVR